One window of Desulfobacca acetoxidans DSM 11109 genomic DNA carries:
- a CDS encoding phenylacetate--CoA ligase family protein: MVDWRQEIPSREELELLQLERLQSTLNRAYRQVKFYRRLFDRFNLRPDDIQDLAEVSKLPFTTRSDLSENYPYGMFAVPLRDIVRIQSSPGATENPVVVGCTAGDLRFWRELSARLYRSAGVGKDDIVQIILASGLNNWARDLKDGAEHLGASVIPASNLNFAKQLMVMRDYKTSVLVTTPSYAHHLVSVMDKMGLMAADLHLRRALLVAEPLPSSVRAEIEAGLQVSITTAYGITEVLGPGLAFSCPHSQGFHFSEDHFLPEIIDPKTGAQCSHNTTGELVLTTLSAVAFPLLRFRTGDLTELRADACPCGCPLIRLGDIVGRCDPIFSVGGIKIHPQQISTYIQEIVNGHTPRHQLHLKREEALAYLEIDIEVDETLFSDEVKCLEAIGRRLRRRLRQNFGIEARVSLVEKISAT, encoded by the coding sequence ATGGTAGACTGGCGCCAGGAGATTCCGTCCCGGGAGGAGCTGGAGCTGCTGCAGTTGGAACGTTTGCAGAGCACCCTCAACCGGGCTTATCGGCAGGTGAAATTCTATCGTCGGCTGTTCGACCGGTTTAATCTCCGTCCGGATGATATTCAAGACCTGGCCGAGGTGAGCAAACTGCCTTTCACCACCCGGAGCGATCTGTCGGAAAATTATCCCTACGGCATGTTTGCCGTGCCGCTCAGGGATATTGTCCGGATTCAATCATCCCCCGGCGCCACCGAAAACCCGGTGGTGGTGGGCTGTACTGCCGGTGACCTCCGTTTCTGGCGTGAACTCAGCGCCCGCCTCTATCGAAGCGCCGGGGTTGGCAAGGATGATATCGTCCAGATTATCTTGGCCAGCGGTTTAAACAACTGGGCCCGCGACCTCAAAGACGGCGCCGAGCACTTGGGCGCTTCGGTGATTCCCGCCTCCAACCTGAATTTTGCCAAACAACTTATGGTCATGCGGGATTACAAGACCTCCGTCCTGGTCACCACCCCCTCCTATGCCCACCACCTGGTGAGCGTCATGGATAAAATGGGGCTGATGGCGGCGGACTTGCACCTTCGACGCGCCCTGTTAGTAGCCGAGCCCCTGCCGTCATCGGTGCGGGCCGAGATCGAAGCCGGATTGCAGGTAAGCATTACCACCGCCTACGGCATTACCGAAGTCCTGGGACCCGGCCTGGCCTTTAGCTGCCCCCACAGCCAGGGCTTTCATTTTTCCGAAGATCATTTTTTACCGGAGATCATTGATCCAAAGACCGGGGCGCAGTGTTCCCATAACACCACGGGGGAGCTGGTCCTCACTACATTGTCCGCCGTCGCCTTTCCCCTGCTGCGCTTCCGCACCGGCGACCTGACGGAGCTTAGGGCCGATGCCTGCCCTTGCGGTTGTCCCTTGATCCGCCTGGGCGACATCGTCGGCCGCTGCGACCCCATTTTTTCCGTTGGCGGCATCAAGATTCACCCGCAGCAGATCAGCACTTATATCCAGGAGATTGTGAACGGCCACACCCCACGGCATCAGTTGCACCTGAAACGTGAGGAGGCTCTGGCATATTTAGAGATTGACATTGAAGTGGACGAGACCCTTTTCTCTGATGAAGTAAAATGTCTGGAGGCCATCGGTCGCCGTCTGCGCCGCCGCCTGCGGCAAAATTTTGGCATTGAGGCCAGAGTTTCCCTAGTGGAAAAAATTTCGGCAACGTAA
- a CDS encoding IS66 family transposase zinc-finger binding domain-containing protein, translating into MGTTPDQLFDFDLTGPLTREQAEFIYTLGREAVIYALMILSAQGISDAVEKSAMTPSTPSGMIPVYEKPAASKRRKKPGAKVGHKGYYRPTPPVTHHQEHPPLTHCPDCGTPLGRPSERRTRVVEDIAEMEPVVTEHTIPRHWCPKCKKMVEPSVPDALPKATFGHRLVAFSAWLHYGLGATIAQIISVLGHHLQFMLSEGGLAAA; encoded by the coding sequence GTGGGAACAACACCGGACCAACTATTCGATTTCGATCTCACCGGCCCGTTGACTCGGGAACAGGCAGAGTTCATTTATACCCTGGGTCGGGAAGCGGTCATTTACGCCCTCATGATCCTTTCAGCCCAAGGAATATCTGATGCGGTCGAGAAGTCTGCCATGACACCGTCAACACCTTCTGGCATGATTCCGGTCTATGAGAAACCGGCGGCTTCCAAACGTCGCAAAAAGCCGGGGGCCAAGGTAGGTCATAAGGGCTATTATCGGCCAACGCCGCCGGTGACGCATCATCAGGAGCATCCACCGCTGACCCATTGTCCTGACTGTGGAACCCCTTTAGGTCGGCCCAGCGAGCGGCGCACCCGAGTGGTTGAAGATATCGCCGAAATGGAGCCGGTGGTAACCGAGCACACCATTCCTCGGCATTGGTGTCCGAAGTGTAAAAAGATGGTCGAACCGTCGGTGCCGGACGCCTTACCAAAAGCCACCTTCGGTCATCGGTTGGTAGCTTTCAGCGCCTGGTTGCATTATGGTCTGGGCGCTACCATTGCCCAGATCATCAGTGTGCTGGGCCACCACTTACAATTTATGCTGTCTGAGGGTGGCCTGGCAGCCGCCTAG
- a CDS encoding pyridoxamine 5'-phosphate oxidase family protein, producing the protein MTLKDYFENVPGHGVLATADASGRVNMAIFSRPHVMADDTVAFIMPHRLTHANLQTNPHAAYLFQEEGPGWQGKRLYLTKIGEEQDTERLESLRRRVYPPGKEKVAGPRFLVFFRVDLVLPLVGSAS; encoded by the coding sequence CTGACATTGAAAGATTATTTTGAAAATGTTCCAGGGCATGGTGTTCTGGCCACTGCCGATGCCAGCGGCAGGGTCAATATGGCGATTTTCTCCCGGCCGCATGTGATGGCGGATGATACGGTGGCTTTTATCATGCCTCATCGCCTGACGCATGCCAATCTTCAGACCAATCCTCATGCTGCTTATCTCTTTCAGGAAGAAGGTCCGGGATGGCAGGGCAAAAGGCTCTATCTGACCAAGATAGGAGAGGAACAGGATACCGAACGGCTTGAATCTCTGCGCCGCCGGGTTTATCCCCCGGGAAAAGAGAAAGTGGCAGGTCCCAGGTTTTTGGTATTTTTCCGGGTAGATCTGGTCCTACCTCTTGTGGGTAGCGCGAGCTAA
- a CDS encoding ABC transporter ATP-binding protein, translating to MLELNNVGISFGGLQAIKGVSFQMREGQIKALIGPNGAGKTTLFNLITGMLKPDYGVITFQDQVIQGLPPFRIAARGICRTFQIVQLFGHLTALENVMVGRHVRTKAGLLSGALRLPAAKREEKAIREQAQSWLEFVGLSSRAEDYAANLPLGHQRLLEIARALATNPILLLLDEPAAGLDMTETEKLKELIFAIQAQGVSVLLVEHDMSLTMEVADEIVVLDHGELLAEGTPREIQKHPEVIAAYLGRDWQM from the coding sequence ATGTTGGAACTAAACAACGTCGGCATCTCCTTCGGAGGTCTACAGGCCATCAAAGGCGTCTCCTTTCAGATGCGAGAAGGCCAGATCAAGGCCCTCATCGGACCCAACGGCGCCGGCAAGACCACCCTCTTCAATCTGATCACCGGTATGTTAAAACCGGATTACGGGGTCATAACCTTTCAAGATCAGGTTATTCAGGGACTGCCGCCCTTTCGCATTGCGGCCCGGGGCATCTGCCGCACCTTTCAGATCGTCCAACTCTTTGGCCACCTGACAGCCCTGGAAAACGTCATGGTCGGCCGACATGTACGCACCAAGGCCGGGCTGCTCTCCGGGGCGCTCCGGTTGCCGGCGGCCAAGCGAGAAGAAAAGGCTATTCGGGAACAGGCCCAAAGCTGGTTGGAATTTGTCGGTTTAAGCTCCAGGGCGGAAGATTACGCCGCTAATCTGCCCCTGGGACATCAACGCCTCCTGGAGATCGCCCGGGCCCTGGCCACCAACCCGATCCTGTTGCTCCTCGACGAACCGGCTGCCGGTCTGGATATGACCGAAACCGAAAAACTCAAAGAACTTATCTTTGCTATTCAGGCCCAAGGCGTCAGCGTCCTGCTGGTCGAACACGACATGAGCCTGACCATGGAAGTAGCGGATGAGATCGTGGTGCTGGACCACGGCGAATTGCTGGCTGAAGGCACGCCCCGAGAGATTCAGAAACATCCCGAGGTCATCGCCGCTTATCTGGGCCGGGATTGGCAGATGTAG
- a CDS encoding Uma2 family endonuclease translates to MTDAAKKKATYEDLYDIADNMIGEIIDGELIAAPRPSRRHSSTIAKITSTVLPPYEYGRGGPGGWIILVEPEIEFGENILVPDLAGWKEERFIWEEEQNPISVIPDWACEVLSPNTARLDRVKKMARYAEHGVSFLWLIDPILMTLEVYRLESGRWTLLGSYAENDKVRVEPFQEIVIGLGDLWLKTVKDKDA, encoded by the coding sequence ATGACCGACGCGGCAAAGAAAAAAGCAACTTATGAGGATCTTTATGACATCGCCGATAATATGATTGGCGAGATCATCGACGGGGAGTTGATCGCTGCTCCAAGACCATCAAGAAGACATTCTTCCACCATTGCTAAAATAACTAGTACCGTATTACCTCCATATGAATATGGGCGTGGCGGTCCTGGCGGTTGGATTATTCTGGTCGAGCCTGAAATCGAGTTTGGGGAAAACATTCTGGTTCCAGACCTGGCCGGTTGGAAAGAGGAAAGATTTATCTGGGAAGAAGAGCAAAATCCAATCTCAGTTATCCCTGATTGGGCCTGTGAAGTTCTTTCCCCAAACACAGCCCGCCTGGATCGCGTTAAGAAGATGGCCAGGTATGCAGAACATGGCGTAAGTTTTCTTTGGTTGATTGACCCGATATTGATGACATTGGAAGTTTATCGACTAGAAAGCGGCAGATGGACCTTGTTGGGAAGCTACGCTGAAAACGATAAAGTCCGTGTTGAACCTTTCCAGGAAATTGTAATAGGCCTCGGTGATTTATGGCTGAAAACGGTCAAGGACAAAGATGCCTGA
- a CDS encoding ABC transporter ATP-binding protein, translating to MLQIKNLYAYYGKIEALSGVTCHVRTGEIVTLIGANGAGKTTLLNSLCGLVRSRGNISFDGASIMHLAPEAVVACGISQAPEGRQIFAPLTVEENLELGAYLRFRQRQQQEIAVDLKKIYDLFPRLWERRLQAAGALSGGEQQMLAIGRALMAKPRLLLLDEPSLGLAPLMVDIIMDTVVRLRREGVTILMVEQNARTALGIADRGYVLETGRIILSGPAADLLNDRQVTRAYLGKDYREFTEGR from the coding sequence ATGCTCCAGATAAAAAACCTCTATGCCTACTACGGCAAAATTGAAGCCCTTTCAGGAGTCACCTGCCATGTCCGGACCGGGGAGATCGTTACCCTGATCGGGGCCAACGGAGCCGGCAAAACGACGCTCCTCAATTCCCTCTGCGGGCTGGTGCGGTCACGGGGAAATATCAGTTTTGACGGCGCATCCATCATGCATCTAGCCCCGGAGGCGGTGGTCGCTTGCGGTATCTCACAGGCACCGGAGGGACGCCAGATTTTCGCCCCCTTGACTGTAGAGGAAAATTTGGAACTCGGCGCCTATCTGCGTTTCCGCCAGCGGCAGCAGCAGGAAATCGCCGTCGACTTGAAGAAGATCTACGATCTCTTCCCCCGATTATGGGAACGACGTCTGCAAGCCGCTGGCGCCCTGAGCGGCGGGGAACAACAGATGCTGGCCATCGGCCGCGCCCTCATGGCCAAACCCAGGCTGCTGCTTTTGGACGAACCATCCCTGGGTCTGGCCCCACTCATGGTTGACATTATTATGGACACCGTGGTACGCTTGCGCCGGGAAGGGGTCACCATCTTAATGGTGGAACAGAACGCCCGGACGGCCCTGGGCATCGCTGATCGCGGCTATGTTCTGGAAACCGGCCGTATTATCCTCAGCGGCCCGGCCGCCGACCTGTTGAATGACCGCCAGGTCACTCGGGCTTATTTAGGCAAGGACTACAGGGAATTTACCGAGGGGAGATGA
- a CDS encoding cofactor-independent phosphoglycerate mutase — protein sequence MKYVILIGDGMADYPIPELDNRTPLTAARTPNMDFLATEGELGLARTVPEGMEPGSDVANLSIMGYDPARYHTGRAPLEAASMGVALEMQDVAFRCNLVTLRHEPNGDIFMEDYSAGHISSAEAKEIIISINQNLGNGSRRFYPGVSYRHLLVWRDGQDDWRTFPPHDLTGQNVRSYLTGGGREKPLLELMRSSWPLLANHEVNRRRRERSQKPATSIWLWGQGRAPKTPTLQELYGLTGAVISAVDLMRGIGIYAGLTPVIVPGATGYLDTNYAGKVEAALEALKTMDFVYLHVEAPDEAGHTGELKNKLQAIEDFDQKVVGPMLRGLRLLGAHRILLMPDHRTPLCLKTHSPEPVPFVLYDSRKPRGNHPRGFDEPTAEATGLLVDRAHLLLPRLVER from the coding sequence ATGAAATACGTCATTCTCATCGGCGATGGCATGGCAGATTATCCCATCCCGGAGTTGGACAACCGCACTCCTCTCACTGCAGCTCGCACCCCTAATATGGATTTTCTGGCGACTGAGGGGGAGTTAGGCCTGGCCCGCACGGTTCCTGAGGGTATGGAACCCGGCAGCGATGTCGCCAATCTCTCGATCATGGGATACGATCCGGCCAGGTACCACACCGGCCGGGCGCCTTTGGAGGCCGCCAGCATGGGGGTAGCGCTGGAGATGCAAGACGTTGCTTTCCGCTGCAACCTGGTAACCCTGCGTCATGAACCCAACGGCGATATTTTTATGGAGGATTACAGCGCCGGTCATATCAGCAGCGCTGAGGCCAAGGAAATCATTATCAGCATCAATCAGAATCTCGGCAATGGCTCCCGGCGGTTTTATCCCGGCGTCAGCTACCGACATCTTTTAGTATGGCGTGATGGGCAGGATGATTGGCGCACCTTCCCGCCGCATGATCTGACGGGCCAGAATGTGCGTTCTTATCTGACCGGCGGCGGCAGGGAAAAGCCCCTGCTGGAACTCATGAGATCATCCTGGCCGCTATTGGCCAATCACGAAGTGAACCGCCGGCGCCGGGAACGCTCTCAGAAACCGGCCACCTCGATCTGGCTCTGGGGGCAGGGCCGGGCTCCCAAAACTCCGACCCTGCAAGAGCTCTATGGCCTCACCGGTGCCGTTATATCCGCCGTGGACCTGATGCGCGGCATCGGCATCTATGCCGGGCTTACCCCCGTCATCGTTCCCGGCGCTACCGGTTATCTGGACACCAATTATGCCGGCAAGGTCGAGGCGGCTTTGGAGGCACTTAAAACCATGGATTTTGTCTACCTCCACGTTGAGGCTCCGGACGAAGCCGGACACACCGGTGAATTGAAAAATAAACTCCAGGCCATTGAGGATTTCGATCAGAAGGTGGTCGGGCCGATGCTTAGGGGATTAAGACTTTTGGGAGCTCACCGCATCCTGCTGATGCCTGATCACCGAACACCGCTATGCCTCAAAACCCATTCCCCGGAACCGGTGCCTTTTGTGCTGTATGATTCACGCAAACCTCGGGGAAATCACCCGCGGGGATTTGATGAACCCACTGCCGAAGCCACGGGCCTGCTTGTCGACCGAGCCCATCTGCTGCTGCCCCGACTGGTGGAACGCTGA
- a CDS encoding ABC transporter substrate-binding protein, translated as MSAKKIWLFALLAGCISSLILTPLSVQAADPIKIGSVLRLSAGAEDGLPAKRGVELAVAEINKAGGINGRQIEVIFEDEKDSPTNAVNAVQKLINVDKVVAIIGPMTSGATLAAAPTANEAKMVMISPTATSPKVSGAGVFIYRGCSRIDKQAEALTDYVAKNYKPKTVGVLYSNEPYGKGCNDLFSKFFEKAGIKVVATESFMRGAKDFKAQLTNIKAAKPDILFIPGYYQETAPAASQARQLGMKQRIIGVYGDISPVYIELAGKAAEGHLVAGEHDPDYNTPKNKKFVESYQALVKSIPNEPNNVMFAALTYDMMNLVAEGIKKYGPTSEGIQKYLTEVQDHDGVTGQLCFNREHDVMKGEVSLFEVKKGKYVKVK; from the coding sequence ATGTCGGCAAAAAAAATCTGGTTATTCGCTTTATTGGCAGGATGTATCAGTTCCCTGATCTTGACGCCGTTATCAGTTCAGGCTGCCGATCCTATTAAAATCGGTTCTGTGCTGCGACTGTCAGCCGGGGCGGAAGACGGCCTGCCAGCCAAACGGGGGGTTGAACTGGCGGTGGCCGAAATCAACAAGGCCGGTGGCATTAATGGCCGCCAGATCGAGGTGATCTTCGAGGATGAAAAAGACTCGCCTACCAATGCGGTCAACGCGGTGCAAAAACTGATCAACGTCGATAAAGTTGTGGCCATCATCGGCCCCATGACCTCTGGTGCCACCCTGGCGGCCGCCCCTACCGCCAATGAGGCTAAAATGGTGATGATCTCACCCACCGCCACCTCACCCAAAGTGAGCGGCGCTGGCGTCTTCATCTATCGCGGCTGCTCTCGCATCGATAAGCAGGCCGAGGCTCTGACCGATTACGTGGCCAAAAACTACAAGCCCAAAACCGTGGGTGTCCTGTATTCCAACGAACCTTATGGCAAGGGCTGCAACGATCTGTTCAGCAAATTTTTCGAAAAGGCCGGGATTAAGGTCGTAGCTACCGAATCTTTCATGCGGGGAGCCAAAGATTTTAAGGCCCAGTTAACCAACATTAAGGCGGCCAAACCGGACATTCTCTTCATTCCAGGCTATTATCAGGAAACCGCCCCCGCAGCCTCCCAGGCTCGGCAGTTGGGGATGAAACAGCGTATCATCGGCGTCTATGGCGATATCTCCCCCGTCTACATTGAACTCGCCGGCAAAGCTGCCGAAGGCCACCTGGTAGCCGGAGAGCATGATCCCGATTACAACACTCCGAAAAACAAAAAATTCGTCGAAAGCTACCAGGCCTTGGTGAAATCTATCCCCAATGAACCGAACAACGTTATGTTTGCCGCCCTTACCTACGATATGATGAACCTGGTAGCCGAAGGCATAAAAAAATACGGCCCCACGAGCGAAGGTATTCAGAAGTATTTAACCGAGGTACAGGATCACGACGGCGTCACCGGCCAACTGTGCTTCAATCGAGAACATGATGTGATGAAGGGCGAGGTCTCCCTGTTTGAAGTCAAGAAAGGCAAGTATGTCAAGGTAAAATAA
- a CDS encoding aminotransferase class I/II-fold pyridoxal phosphate-dependent enzyme — protein sequence MEEFPRLQRLPEYVFATVNALKMEARRRGEDIIDLGMGNPDLPTPQHIVDKLIEAAKLGHNHRYSASRGIPKLREAISSWYKRRFAVDIDPETEAIATIGAKEGLSHLVLATTGPGDVVLVPNPTYPIHAYSVVIAGAGLVSIPLDPDRDFFEDLVTITRLIRPRPKMLIISYPHNPTTMVVDLEFFRKVVAYAQEYNVLIIHDFAYADLVFDDYVAPSFLQIPGAKEVGVELFSLSKSYSMPGWRLGFVCGNPRLVHALTRIKSYLDYGVFQPIQIASIIALNGPYDCVREIVATYQERRDALCRGLQRIGWRVEPPKGTMFVWAKIPKRFREMGSVEFCKMLIREAKVAVSPGLGFGEYGDEYVRFALVENVHRTNQAIRGFKQVLQGKKT from the coding sequence ATGGAAGAATTCCCCCGTTTACAGCGTTTGCCTGAGTATGTCTTTGCCACGGTGAACGCCCTGAAGATGGAGGCCCGACGCCGGGGTGAGGATATTATCGATTTAGGCATGGGCAATCCTGATTTACCGACGCCACAGCATATTGTTGATAAACTGATTGAAGCAGCGAAGTTGGGGCACAATCACCGCTACTCGGCGTCTCGGGGGATACCAAAGCTGCGGGAGGCCATCTCCTCATGGTATAAAAGACGTTTTGCGGTCGATATCGACCCGGAAACTGAAGCTATTGCCACTATCGGGGCCAAAGAAGGTCTGTCGCATCTGGTGTTGGCCACCACCGGTCCAGGCGATGTGGTGTTAGTACCCAACCCGACCTATCCCATCCATGCCTATTCCGTAGTTATTGCCGGGGCGGGACTGGTCAGCATCCCCTTGGATCCGGATCGGGATTTCTTTGAGGACCTGGTGACCATCACGCGGTTGATCCGGCCGCGGCCCAAGATGCTCATTATTTCCTATCCCCACAATCCCACCACCATGGTGGTGGACCTGGAGTTTTTCCGAAAGGTAGTGGCCTATGCCCAGGAATATAATGTTTTGATCATTCATGATTTTGCTTACGCTGATCTGGTCTTTGATGATTATGTGGCGCCCAGCTTCCTCCAGATTCCCGGTGCCAAAGAGGTGGGGGTGGAGTTGTTTTCCCTTTCCAAGAGTTACAGCATGCCCGGCTGGCGGTTGGGTTTTGTCTGCGGCAACCCTCGTCTGGTGCATGCCCTGACCCGGATCAAGAGCTATCTGGATTACGGCGTCTTTCAGCCCATCCAGATAGCGAGCATTATTGCCCTTAATGGGCCCTATGACTGTGTCCGGGAGATTGTCGCCACCTATCAGGAGCGTCGCGATGCCCTGTGCCGTGGGCTGCAGCGTATCGGTTGGCGGGTGGAACCCCCCAAGGGCACCATGTTTGTCTGGGCCAAGATCCCCAAGCGCTTCCGGGAGATGGGTTCGGTGGAATTCTGCAAGATGCTTATCCGGGAGGCCAAGGTGGCGGTATCCCCCGGATTGGGTTTTGGCGAATATGGGGATGAGTATGTCCGGTTTGCTTTGGTGGAAAATGTGCATCGTACCAACCAGGCAATTCGCGGTTTTAAGCAGGTGCTGCAGGGGAAAAAGACGTGA
- a CDS encoding homoserine dehydrogenase, with amino-acid sequence MKTVQVGLVGFGTVGSGVVRLLTEHEDRFRRRLGEPLILKKVADIDLARPRLVSLAPELFTDKVQEILADPEIDVVIELIGGVTEAYDLIMAALARGKHVVTANKALLALHGNEIFQAASRAGVEVGFEASVCGGIPLILTLRQGLAANSIQEIFGILNGTSNYILSKMSMAGASFQQALVEAQAQGYAEADPTLDVEGIDAAHKLAILMALAYGTQINFGAIHVEGITRLEPIDIQLAREFGYQIKLLAITRDDGQRVEARVHPTMLPLDHIMASVQGAFNAVYITGDAVGPILLYGQGAGMMPTASAVAADLIDLAYNISHGVAGRVPPLGVNFADQSRRPIKPLEEIVTNYYFRFAAVDRPGVLSAISGILARFEISIAAVIQKGREIRGSVPVVMITHEAKESHVQQALAEIDRLAVITEKTIVIRIEDPNLDAAQI; translated from the coding sequence GTGAAAACGGTTCAGGTCGGTCTCGTCGGTTTCGGCACGGTCGGTAGTGGCGTCGTCCGCCTATTGACTGAACACGAAGATCGTTTCCGGCGCCGGTTGGGTGAACCCCTGATCCTCAAAAAAGTGGCGGATATTGATCTGGCCAGACCTCGCCTGGTATCTCTGGCTCCTGAGCTTTTTACCGACAAAGTCCAGGAGATTCTCGCCGACCCGGAGATTGATGTTGTCATTGAATTGATTGGCGGCGTCACCGAAGCCTATGACCTGATTATGGCGGCGTTGGCGCGGGGCAAGCACGTGGTAACGGCTAATAAAGCCCTGCTGGCTTTGCATGGGAACGAGATATTCCAGGCGGCATCGCGGGCCGGCGTCGAGGTCGGGTTCGAGGCCAGCGTCTGCGGGGGCATTCCCTTGATCCTGACCCTGCGGCAGGGGTTGGCGGCCAATTCCATCCAGGAAATTTTCGGTATTCTCAACGGTACCTCCAACTATATTCTGAGTAAAATGAGCATGGCGGGCGCCTCCTTTCAGCAGGCACTGGTGGAGGCGCAGGCGCAGGGATATGCCGAAGCAGACCCCACTCTGGATGTCGAAGGCATCGATGCGGCGCATAAACTGGCGATCCTCATGGCCCTGGCCTATGGTACGCAGATCAACTTCGGGGCCATCCATGTGGAAGGCATCACCCGCCTGGAGCCTATCGATATCCAACTTGCCCGGGAATTCGGCTATCAGATTAAATTGCTGGCTATTACCCGAGATGATGGCCAACGTGTAGAGGCGCGGGTCCATCCGACCATGCTGCCCCTGGACCATATCATGGCCAGTGTTCAAGGGGCCTTTAATGCGGTTTACATCACCGGCGACGCAGTCGGCCCGATCCTGCTCTACGGCCAGGGGGCCGGGATGATGCCCACGGCCAGCGCCGTGGCTGCCGATCTCATCGATCTGGCTTATAACATCAGCCATGGGGTTGCCGGGCGGGTGCCGCCCCTGGGAGTTAACTTTGCCGACCAGAGCCGCCGGCCGATAAAACCGCTGGAAGAGATTGTTACCAACTATTACTTCCGTTTTGCCGCGGTGGACCGTCCAGGCGTGTTGTCAGCAATCTCCGGGATTCTGGCCCGGTTTGAAATCAGCATTGCTGCCGTTATCCAAAAAGGGCGCGAAATTCGCGGCTCCGTACCAGTTGTAATGATCACCCACGAGGCCAAAGAATCCCATGTGCAACAGGCCCTGGCCGAGATTGACCGTCTGGCGGTGATTACTGAAAAGACCATCGTAATCCGCATCGAGGATCCGAATCTCGATGCGGCGCAGATTTAA
- a CDS encoding M24 family metallopeptidase, which translates to MPINQSTFRERLVAARHLLADAKLDGLLIFCPENRRYLSGFTAADCSLNESSGCLLISQEAAFLLTDFRYREWALAEAPHFEVQIYQKGLPKLLTEIIARLGLSCLGFETHYLTYCGYQKITETAAAAGLQMQWQPVDNLIEQLRVIKDAEEISLIQQSLAITEKVIAAVGRNLRPGRSEKEVARMIETGLAEAGAEGPSFTPIVASGPNSARPHHHPGDRLIEANEPIIIDMGAIYQGYCSDMTRTFFLGEPDAKFKEVYSLVRRAQRQAEIGMRAGMMSDAADGLARQVIAQAGYQEAFGHSLGHGVGLAVHENPNLSPHQERAVELKTGMVATVEPGVYLPEWGGVRLENMVLIQPDGVQVLNQNLDFYHFGNTSAT; encoded by the coding sequence ATGCCCATTAATCAGAGCACCTTCAGAGAACGTTTGGTTGCCGCCCGGCATCTGTTAGCTGATGCTAAGCTGGACGGCCTGTTGATCTTCTGTCCGGAAAACCGCCGCTATCTCAGTGGATTCACTGCCGCCGATTGCAGTCTGAATGAATCAAGCGGCTGTCTGTTGATCAGCCAGGAGGCGGCTTTTCTACTGACTGATTTCCGCTACCGGGAGTGGGCGTTGGCGGAAGCGCCACATTTCGAGGTCCAGATTTACCAGAAGGGATTACCGAAATTACTGACGGAAATTATTGCACGATTAGGCCTTAGCTGCCTCGGTTTCGAGACCCACTATCTAACATATTGCGGTTATCAGAAGATAACCGAAACGGCTGCCGCAGCCGGCTTGCAGATGCAATGGCAACCGGTGGATAACTTGATCGAGCAGTTAAGGGTGATTAAAGATGCTGAGGAAATTTCCCTGATTCAACAATCCCTGGCTATCACCGAGAAAGTGATCGCCGCAGTAGGCCGGAACCTGCGTCCCGGCAGGAGCGAAAAAGAGGTGGCCCGGATGATCGAAACGGGTTTGGCGGAGGCCGGCGCCGAGGGCCCGTCCTTTACCCCGATTGTCGCCTCTGGGCCCAACAGTGCCCGACCGCATCATCATCCCGGCGATCGGCTGATAGAGGCCAATGAACCGATCATTATCGATATGGGCGCCATCTATCAGGGGTATTGTTCGGATATGACCAGGACGTTTTTTCTAGGCGAACCGGACGCCAAGTTTAAAGAAGTCTATTCCCTGGTGCGCCGGGCCCAGCGACAGGCCGAAATCGGCATGCGGGCCGGCATGATGTCCGACGCCGCCGATGGTCTGGCCAGACAGGTTATCGCCCAGGCCGGCTATCAGGAGGCCTTTGGTCATTCGTTGGGACATGGCGTCGGTCTGGCAGTCCATGAAAATCCCAATCTCAGCCCCCACCAGGAAAGGGCCGTGGAACTCAAAACCGGGATGGTGGCCACGGTGGAACCGGGTGTCTATCTCCCGGAGTGGGGCGGGGTGCGTTTGGAGAATATGGTCCTGATCCAACCCGACGGGGTTCAGGTGCTCAATCAAAATTTGGATTTTTATCATTTCGGTAATACCTCAGCCACCTGA